The following is a genomic window from Sporosarcina jeotgali.
CTTACATCACCACAGTAAGACACTACGATTATGTACGAATGGCATCTTACGCCAGCAATCAAAATACGCGTTAGCCTTCTACAAGACCAGTGTATTTGATAAGCTTTCCGTCTGTTTCTACCAGTAAAATAGGTCCGCCAACTTCTGCTGACTCTTTAGCCGAAAATATTTTGGCTCCAACAGGTAATTGAGTCGCCATATTATTTTCAAAGTTTGTATGGGATTCATATCTTGCAGTTATTTCTCCAACCTGTTCGTTCTTTGTTAACGTCAGTTCTTCAATCCACTCAATTCCAGCTTGATAAATCATCCCTTCAAATTGAAATATGTCAGCATCAGGCTCTAAAGCTAAGACCTCTTCTGCATCAGGATTTTCAGTTGTATGAACTTCGAATGTATTTGTATCCAAGGGATTTGAACATCCCAAAGCATTCAATAAAATGACAGCAGTTCCACCAAGAATTACTTTCGACAGTTTCACACCATCGCCCCTTATAATCTGACATTATAAAGATTGGTCGTATTTACTTTATAAAACGTTTCATACCATGCCCCGATAAAAGTCATGTCCTTTTGCTGCAATTCTATGCTTAAAGCATAAAGCTCTGGACTGTGCTATTCTTTTCTCTCCGTTTTCCCGACACCATATCCTAAGAAAACGCCCAACAATAGAATGAGCAGGAAATCACCATCATAATTTTTTGTAAAGATACTAATCATGAACCAAGCAACTAAGATTCCAGCAACTAACCAGATTATATTTTTAGACATCTGTTATGACTACCTCATTTCGGAATAGAGAATTGTAACAAAAAAGGTCAATCTGTCTCTTTAAAAGTGCAGCTTTATCCATTACTTGAATCTGCTTGAAGAAGCAAGGAGCAGACGTCATTTACGCCAGCCTCATCATTCCCTTTTTCAAATGCTTTTTTAGATTTCAAGAAGTATAACTTCGCTTCTTCATTTTTATGCTTGGCTAAAAAAACCTCACCGAGCCCTCGATAGGCACATCCTAAACAAATCGCATCCTCGGACAATTTCGAGTTTTCAAGGGAGCTTGTCATAAGTGCTTCAGCTTCTTCTAACCTATGTCTTTTCAGCATGATAAAACCTTGTTCATAGAAATTCGCCGCAAAACCTAAGTGGAAATCAGGTTTGCAGTCTTCCAATAGTTTTAGTTCCTCATCGAAGAGCGCTTGTGCTTCGATAAAATTTCCAGCCATCCGCTCAACCATACCCAATTGGTGGATTGCTATGTGTTCCTCTTGTATGTCCGAATTTTCCCGAGCAATTTCCCTAAGTTCTTTGTAAACTTTCCGCGCCTTGTTATATTCCTTTTGTGACGCGTGAACAAAGCCTAATCCGTGTAAAGCAGTTTTGTATTTAGCAGATGATTTTTCAAGGGATTGAAGACAGTCTTTATAAAGTGCTTCTGCTTCCAAAAGCCTGCCCTCATCAAATAGCTCAAATGCGCGTGTCAACTTAATACGAATCGTTTCCAACCACTCCACCCCATTATGGCTGCATCATTTGGACTTGCTACAGCATGAAAACGGTGTTTCGAACTTATCATCTTCATATGTAAGTATAACATCTGGTTTTCTGAAAAGTACATCTATTTCCTTTAATTATCCAGTCGGTGCAAGAATGTAAAATTATACATCCTACTCTGATACCAGGTATTCCACTTTGTGGCATAACCAAGCCACGAGTCGTACTTTTCGTGGGAGGTTATCAGTAGCATACATGGTGCTCCGCCTGCCATCCTATCCAAACAATTTTGTTTTACCGTAATAAAAAAGAAGCATACCCATAAAACAGATATGCCTCCTATTCCCTTACCTATTCCACTTGACCTTGATTGGATCGAGTTTCATCTTTTCATATGCGCTGCCGGGTCACCTTAGAACTATTCCGCACGGTCTGACACAGAAAGAATCACCTTACTAACTACAACGAATGCCAGACTCCAGTATTCTCAACTAAAATTAAAACATCCCCTATACACTTGGTACAAGAGCTTCACTCAAAGAACTTCCAGGCGTTGCAGCGCCGCCATCAGACAAAGCAGAACAACCCCCATCACATTGTCTGCAAGACGATTGACAGCAGTTGCTTGTGCGAGTCAAAAAAATTCAATCCGACTGTCTACCTTTTGCCCTTTCGACTCTATATAGCGAGTAAAGGGGGATTTACAAATGACACACTACTTATCAAGCTACGCAAGATTCAGCAGTAAAGAAGAAATGGACGCAGCTGCAAGAATGCATCTCGACATCCACTGGAACAAGGTAAATAAAACCGATCGCGCGATACTTGAAATGATCCGTTGTTATTCAGTGAAATACTTAGCGGCACACTTGAAACACGAAACCATCGAAAAGAAATTAAACCTTTCCAATTCCACTGTACGCCGTACACTTCGCAAACTGGAAAAGCTGCAGATCATCGAACGAATTCATTATGTACGTCCTGTGATGAGTGGCCTTGGCGCTAACATTTACGTCATTTTGCCTGTAGATGACCAGGGGAATTTGGACAGGGGAACGAACGAGAAAGAAGCAGATGAGAGCGAGGATTCAAGGCCACATTTTGAAAACGAACCTTCTTTCTATCAATCTAAAAATCTTAAAGATCCTATAAAGACGTCTCAGCCTGCGGCAGAAAAGTTATCCACAACACTATTCGGGAAGATGAAATCCTTATTGTCAATCAGCGGAGATGCTTCCAAAGCACGAGAATTTTTCGGGATCCATCGAGTCCTATCCAGAAAAATGCTGAAGTTTGAAATCCATCAAGAGAAAGGTCCATTATTCGAGGAACTAGCTCACCGTGCCACTCGCATCGCGGTCATGGCACAGAAAACAAAAACAATCCGCAACTTGCCTGGATACTTCAAAGGTGTCCTCCGGCAGCTTATTAGTGATGAGCTGTTTTCGGATATCTATCAAGAGTATTCCGTTTCAGTTGATGACTTCTGTTTGCCTGGGAACCAGGATCTTTCGTTCACGGGAAATCTCCGATAATCCAGTAACGCTGTGTACCCCACAATTTAAACACGAATTCTATGAGTGCTGGTGTTGCGTGTTACACGGCTTTCGAGATTGAATACGCTTATTTCGATACGTCTGATTGAACTATCATGAAGTGATGAATTTAAACACTTCACTCCAACTCATCGACCAACCGGAATCCCTTCGTTTTCAAGTGATTCATATGATGTTCCATGCTTTCAATCAGTTTGGAAGCATCCATAATATCAAAAAGTACATCAGACAAATCTTCATGCGAAATTCTCGCAGAAACAATGCAGCCTTTTACAGGTGGCGCGTCGGCTTGGCTAACATCATAAGCATGGATAAGAATGCTGTCAGCTGGAAGGAGCGCAAATAGGTTTCTCGCAATTCCAATCATACAGCTGCACACATAATCTTGATAGAGTGCATAGTAATTAGTCTTGCCCATCTTTTTCCGGGAACAATTTCCTTTAGCGGTGAGGGACAACACTTCTTCAGGAACCGTTTTTTCTTCACCCATTTCCAGACTAAGGATCAGGGTTCCTTCACGAAACTGAACATGGACATGGTTGCCGAACTTCTCCACACTCTCAAAAGCGTCATAAGTTGTTAGTATTTCAAGCCATGCCTTTTCTTCATGTGCTAGCACCCTAGTCGTTAACTCATGAAGTTGCTGTTTCTCTGCGAGGAGCTTCTGATCTTTTACAATCGCCTCATTCAAGTGAATTGCTAACTC
Proteins encoded in this region:
- a CDS encoding tRNA U-34 5-methylaminomethyl-2-thiouridine biosynthesis protein translates to MSKNIIWLVAGILVAWFMISIFTKNYDGDFLLILLLGVFLGYGVGKTERKE
- a CDS encoding tetratricopeptide repeat protein, coding for METIRIKLTRAFELFDEGRLLEAEALYKDCLQSLEKSSAKYKTALHGLGFVHASQKEYNKARKVYKELREIARENSDIQEEHIAIHQLGMVERMAGNFIEAQALFDEELKLLEDCKPDFHLGFAANFYEQGFIMLKRHRLEEAEALMTSSLENSKLSEDAICLGCAYRGLGEVFLAKHKNEEAKLYFLKSKKAFEKGNDEAGVNDVCSLLLQADSSNG
- a CDS encoding DUF4236 domain-containing protein, translated to MGFRFQKRIKIAPGVRVNISKGGISTSVGPRGASVTVGKRGVRANVGIPGTGISYSEQLTSKRTKRPQGSRAPVRSKNALPASADTHEVEAYNAYVQMLRSIHLDTKEPVDWGAILDEDLMQFTEESPHTRYSRQQLAEFEPNWLDRLFRRGQAKKQELAIHLNEAIVKDQKLLAEKQQLHELTTRVLAHEEKAWLEILTTYDAFESVEKFGNHVHVQFREGTLILSLEMGEEKTVPEEVLSLTAKGNCSRKKMGKTNYYALYQDYVCSCMIGIARNLFALLPADSILIHAYDVSQADAPPVKGCIVSARISHEDLSDVLFDIMDASKLIESMEHHMNHLKTKGFRLVDELE